From the genome of Erythrobacter litoralis, one region includes:
- the dnaQ gene encoding DNA polymerase III subunit epsilon, with protein sequence MQPDPSREIVFDTETTGLDPTTGDRMVEIGCVEMIGRVPTGATFHAYYNPERDMPIEAERVHGLSSAFLSSKSLFRDSVDELLEFLGDSPLVAHNAGFDFGFLNAELALIGREAIAMERMVDTVAIARKRHPGAKNSLDALCTRYGIDRSHRVKHGALLDAELLAQVYIELTGGRQIGLELAAEVSTTTVARGIAPGSVVPRATDRPRREPRPHAPSAAELERHRAFIEGIENAIWAR encoded by the coding sequence ATGCAGCCCGATCCCAGCCGCGAAATCGTCTTCGACACCGAAACCACCGGGCTCGATCCCACGACCGGCGACCGGATGGTGGAGATCGGCTGCGTCGAGATGATCGGCCGGGTGCCCACCGGCGCTACTTTCCACGCCTATTACAACCCCGAACGCGACATGCCGATCGAGGCGGAACGGGTCCACGGCCTGTCCTCCGCCTTCCTGTCGTCAAAGTCGCTGTTCCGCGACAGCGTCGATGAATTGCTCGAATTTCTCGGCGATTCGCCGCTGGTCGCGCATAATGCCGGCTTCGATTTCGGCTTTCTCAATGCCGAACTCGCCCTGATCGGGCGCGAAGCCATCGCCATGGAACGCATGGTCGACACGGTCGCCATCGCGCGCAAGCGGCATCCGGGCGCGAAGAATTCGCTCGATGCGCTCTGCACGCGCTATGGCATCGATCGCAGCCACCGGGTCAAGCATGGCGCGCTGCTCGACGCCGAATTGCTGGCGCAGGTCTATATCGAACTGACCGGCGGGCGGCAGATCGGGCTGGAGCTGGCGGCGGAGGTTTCGACGACCACCGTGGCGCGCGGCATCGCTCCCGGATCCGTCGTGCCGCGCGCGACCGACCGCCCTCGGCGCGAACCGCGCCCGCACGCACCGAGCGCGGCCGAACTCGAACGCCACCGCGCTTTCATCGAAGGGATCGAGAACGCCATCTGGGCGCGCTGA